A single region of the Streptomyces sp. AM 4-1-1 genome encodes:
- a CDS encoding rhodanese-like domain-containing protein, with protein MSGRQEPGTGGEPAPTGIDELLERVRSGFERIGPRGAFDAAADGALLVDIRYAALRERDGTIPGALVIERNELEWRLDPRGSHRVPEAVDHGLRIVVICNEGYASSLAVASLRQLGLHRATDLIGGFQAWRAAGLPVTS; from the coding sequence GTGAGCGGCCGACAGGAACCGGGCACGGGCGGCGAACCGGCGCCGACCGGTATAGACGAACTACTGGAACGTGTCCGCTCCGGTTTCGAGCGGATCGGCCCGCGCGGGGCCTTCGACGCCGCCGCCGACGGCGCACTGCTGGTGGACATCCGGTACGCGGCGCTGCGGGAACGGGACGGAACGATTCCCGGAGCCCTGGTGATCGAACGCAATGAGCTGGAGTGGCGGCTCGATCCACGCGGCAGCCATCGAGTCCCGGAAGCGGTCGACCACGGCCTCCGGATCGTGGTGATCTGCAACGAGGGGTACGCGTCGAGCCTGGCCGTGGCATCCCTGCGGCAGTTGGGACTGCACCGGGCGACCGATCTGATCGGTGGCTTCCAGGCATGGCGCGCGGCAGGACTCCCGGTCACTTCCTGA
- the recA gene encoding recombinase RecA, which translates to MAGTDREKALDAALAQIERQFGKGAVMRLGERPNEPIEVIPTGSTALDVALGVGGLPRGRVVEVYGPESSGKTTLTLHAVANAQKLGGTVAFIDAEHALDPEYAKKLGVDIDNLILSQPDNGEQALEIVDMLIRSGALDLIVIDSVAALVPRAEIEGEMGDSHVGLQARLMSQALRKITSALNQSKTTAIFINQLREKIGVMFGSPETTTGGRALKFYASVRLDIRRIETLKDGTDAVGNRTRVKVVKNKVAPPFKQAEFDILYGHGISREGGLIDMGVDNGFVRKAGAWYTYEGDQLGQGKENARNFLKDNPDLANEIEKKILEKLGIGVRPADPTAEPGPDAASGVTATDGTAAKSVPAPAVKAKPVKAAAAKS; encoded by the coding sequence ATGGCAGGAACCGACCGCGAGAAGGCGTTGGACGCCGCACTCGCACAGATTGAACGGCAGTTCGGCAAGGGCGCGGTGATGCGCCTGGGAGAGCGGCCGAACGAGCCCATCGAGGTCATCCCCACCGGGTCGACCGCGCTCGACGTGGCGCTCGGCGTCGGCGGCCTGCCGCGCGGCCGTGTGGTGGAGGTGTACGGGCCGGAGTCCTCCGGCAAGACCACCCTGACACTGCACGCGGTGGCGAACGCGCAGAAGCTCGGCGGCACGGTGGCCTTCATCGATGCCGAACACGCCCTCGACCCCGAGTACGCGAAGAAGCTCGGTGTCGACATCGACAACCTCATCCTGTCCCAGCCGGACAACGGTGAGCAGGCACTGGAAATCGTGGACATGCTGATCCGCTCCGGTGCGCTCGACCTGATCGTCATCGACTCCGTCGCGGCCCTCGTGCCCCGCGCGGAGATCGAGGGCGAGATGGGTGACTCGCACGTGGGTCTCCAGGCCCGTCTGATGAGTCAGGCGCTCCGGAAGATCACCAGTGCGCTCAACCAGTCGAAGACCACCGCGATCTTCATCAACCAGCTCCGCGAGAAGATCGGTGTGATGTTCGGCTCGCCGGAGACCACGACCGGTGGCCGGGCGCTGAAGTTCTACGCCTCGGTGCGCCTCGACATCCGCCGGATCGAGACGCTGAAGGACGGCACCGACGCCGTCGGCAACCGCACCCGGGTGAAGGTCGTCAAGAACAAGGTCGCGCCGCCCTTCAAGCAGGCGGAGTTCGACATCCTCTACGGCCATGGGATCAGCCGCGAGGGCGGCCTGATCGACATGGGAGTGGACAACGGCTTCGTCCGCAAGGCGGGCGCCTGGTACACGTACGAGGGCGATCAGCTCGGCCAGGGCAAGGAGAACGCCCGTAACTTCCTGAAGGACAATCCGGATCTGGCCAACGAGATCGAGAAGAAGATCCTGGAGAAGCTCGGTATCGGGGTGCGGCCCGCAGACCCCACGGCCGAGCCCGGACCGGACGCCGCGAGCGGTGTGACGGCCACCGACGGGACGGCGGCGAAGTCCGTGCCCGCGCCGGCGGTCAAGGCCAAGCCGGTCAAGGCCGCGGCAGCCAAGAGCTAG
- the recX gene encoding recombination regulator RecX has protein sequence MTRRTEWSDSHAEPGPATGPAGGFRTEPGPGTGFGEGVGRRSRSRSTSSGSPSSSRAGKGEPRDPVEQARDICLRLLTGTPRTRKQLADALRKREIPDEAAEHVLSRFEDVGLINDAAFADAWVESRHHGRGLARRALARELRTKGVDSMVIDEAVGQLDAEQEEATARELVARKLRSTRGLDRDKRLRRLAGMLARKGYGEGLALRVVRQALKEEGEDTEGLDEPF, from the coding sequence GTGACGCGGCGTACGGAGTGGTCCGACAGCCATGCCGAGCCCGGTCCCGCCACCGGCCCGGCCGGCGGGTTCCGTACCGAGCCGGGTCCCGGCACCGGCTTCGGCGAGGGTGTGGGCCGTCGCTCCCGCTCCCGTTCCACAAGCAGCGGTTCCCCCTCCTCGTCGAGGGCCGGGAAGGGGGAACCGCGAGACCCCGTCGAGCAGGCGCGCGACATCTGTCTGCGCCTGCTCACCGGCACCCCGCGCACGCGGAAGCAACTCGCGGACGCCCTGCGCAAGCGGGAGATCCCGGACGAGGCGGCGGAGCACGTGCTGTCGCGCTTCGAGGATGTGGGGCTGATCAACGACGCGGCGTTCGCGGACGCCTGGGTGGAGTCCCGACACCATGGCCGTGGACTGGCCCGGCGGGCTCTCGCCCGCGAGCTGCGCACCAAAGGTGTGGACTCCATGGTGATCGACGAGGCCGTCGGGCAGCTCGACGCGGAGCAGGAGGAGGCGACCGCCCGGGAGCTCGTCGCGCGCAAGCTCCGTTCCACGCGGGGTCTGGACCGTGACAAACGGTTGCGCCGCCTCGCGGGGATGCTCGCCCGCAAGGGGTACGGCGAAGGGCTGGCCCTGCGGGTGGTGCGGCAGGCGCTGAAGGAGGAGGGCGAGGACACGGAAGGGCTGGACGAGCCTTTCTGA